The Clostridioides difficile genome has a segment encoding these proteins:
- a CDS encoding response regulator transcription factor has protein sequence MSKILVVDDELDMLKLIENILKRDGHEVKVISDVENILDIDYNPFNLIILDVMMPKMDGFEVCKSIRNKVDCPILFLTAKNMESDVMYGLGIGADDYITKPFGVGELRARINAHLRRENREKKNSLTISNVQFNFLGKEISIDNNKINFTKSEYLICEFLAKNKGQVFSKERIYEHVYGFYGESDISVITEHIKNIRSKLKSYDIHTIETVWGIGYKWV, from the coding sequence ATGTCTAAGATACTAGTAGTAGATGATGAGTTAGATATGTTAAAGTTAATTGAAAATATATTAAAAAGAGATGGGCATGAAGTAAAGGTAATTAGCGACGTGGAAAATATTTTAGATATTGATTATAATCCTTTTAATCTAATAATATTAGATGTAATGATGCCTAAAATGGATGGTTTTGAAGTATGTAAAAGTATAAGAAATAAAGTTGATTGCCCAATATTGTTTTTGACAGCTAAAAATATGGAAAGTGATGTTATGTATGGTCTTGGTATAGGGGCAGATGATTATATTACAAAGCCTTTTGGTGTAGGTGAATTAAGAGCCAGAATAAATGCTCACTTAAGAAGAGAAAATAGGGAGAAAAAAAATTCATTAACTATATCAAATGTTCAATTTAATTTTTTGGGAAAAGAAATTTCTATTGATAATAATAAGATAAATTTTACCAAGAGCGAGTACCTAATATGTGAATTTCTAGCAAAAAATAAGGGACAAGTCTTTTCAAAAGAAAGAATATATGAGCATGTATATGGATTTTATGGAGAAAGTGATATAAGTGTTATCACAGAACACATAAAAAATATACGAAGCAAGTTGAAGTCTTATGATATTCATACAATAGAGACTGTATGGGGGATAGGATATAAGTGGGTGTGA
- a CDS encoding flippase-like domain-containing protein, whose translation MDKLKNIRKSLLQYTFLFLLIGITIYLVFKTLDIKMLSNVITMVDKKFLFIGALAIMCHIMLEGVVMKIIIESTHKVNIRFIGFKLAIMGFYYNLITPFASGSQPVQIYVLKKCKMPLSKASAVVTNKSIIFQIVVTFYCTILVLMNFSMLEKQMKMIMPLVFLGIAINSFVLIMIILVILNPQKIKYFMRVSIKHLSKFKILKFLDNKIESIENFIDDYSKAISFFAKNKKVLISTIIVTFIQLTAYFSVSFWIYKAFNLQGYSYIYILTLQAFLYMAISPIPTPGNVGANELAFFTIFKSVFPQPLMGYAVFLYGGFMYYLILIGSGIFTVITHYRMKNRIGRNAILSEN comes from the coding sequence ATGGATAAACTAAAAAATATTAGAAAGAGTTTACTACAGTATACATTTTTATTTTTACTAATAGGTATAACAATTTACTTGGTATTTAAAACATTAGATATTAAGATGTTATCAAATGTTATAACTATGGTAGATAAAAAGTTTTTATTCATAGGGGCTTTGGCAATAATGTGTCACATAATGCTTGAAGGAGTAGTAATGAAGATAATTATAGAAAGTACTCACAAAGTCAATATTAGATTTATTGGTTTCAAGCTAGCTATTATGGGATTTTATTATAACCTAATAACTCCTTTTGCTTCAGGAAGCCAACCAGTGCAGATATATGTACTTAAAAAATGCAAAATGCCACTTAGTAAGGCAAGTGCAGTTGTAACTAATAAGTCTATCATTTTTCAAATAGTAGTTACTTTTTATTGTACAATACTTGTGTTAATGAATTTTTCTATGTTAGAAAAACAAATGAAAATGATTATGCCCTTGGTATTTTTAGGGATAGCTATTAATTCATTTGTCTTAATTATGATAATATTAGTTATTTTGAATCCTCAAAAAATAAAATATTTTATGAGAGTTTCTATAAAGCATTTATCAAAATTTAAAATTTTAAAATTTTTAGATAATAAAATTGAATCTATAGAAAATTTTATAGATGATTATAGTAAGGCAATAAGTTTTTTTGCCAAGAATAAAAAAGTATTGATTTCAACTATAATAGTAACTTTTATTCAATTAACTGCTTACTTTAGTGTTTCATTTTGGATATATAAAGCTTTTAACCTACAAGGTTATAGCTACATATATATATTAACATTACAAGCATTTTTATATATGGCAATATCACCAATACCAACACCTGGTAATGTAGGAGCTAATGAATTAGCCTTTTTCACTATATTTAAATCAGTATTCCCTCAACCTTTAATGGGTTATGCAGTATTTTTATATGGTGGATTTATGTACTATTTGATTCTGATTGGAAGTGGTATCTTTACTGTAATCACTCACTATAGAATGAAAAATAGAATTGGTAGAAATGCCATTTTAAGTGAAAATTAG